One Tunturibacter gelidoferens genomic region harbors:
- the phoU gene encoding phosphate signaling complex protein PhoU: MRVKFHQSLDELKEKLLVMAGMAEQAIQRSIEAYRTRDLSICELVFRAEPSINRLEREIDQMALDLLAMEQPMAIDLRFILSVIRINADLERVGDQAVNIAVRVREMGAFANIDLPVDIPKLASLSSAMVRKSLQAFIEGDAELAESVLRLDDQVDEMNDAAFYALSSLIKEKPELTPQSLNALIIARNLERVGDHATNIAEDVIFWVRGADVRHNSNAL, translated from the coding sequence ATGCGCGTCAAATTTCATCAGAGCCTCGACGAACTGAAGGAGAAATTGCTGGTGATGGCGGGGATGGCGGAGCAGGCGATTCAGCGCTCCATCGAAGCCTACCGCACGCGCGATCTTTCGATCTGCGAACTCGTCTTCCGCGCCGAGCCCTCCATCAATCGTCTCGAACGCGAGATCGATCAAATGGCGCTAGACTTGCTGGCTATGGAACAGCCAATGGCCATCGATCTTCGCTTCATTCTCTCAGTGATCAGAATTAATGCCGACCTTGAACGCGTGGGCGACCAGGCTGTCAACATTGCTGTGCGCGTAAGAGAGATGGGTGCTTTCGCCAACATCGATCTTCCGGTCGACATTCCCAAGCTCGCCTCACTCTCTTCCGCAATGGTTCGCAAATCGCTACAGGCCTTCATCGAAGGCGATGCCGAACTAGCCGAATCTGTTCTTCGACTCGACGATCAGGTTGACGAGATGAATGATGCTGCTTTTTACGCGCTCAGTTCGCTCATCAAGGAAAAGCCCGAACTTACTCCGCAATCGCTCAACGCTCTGATTATCGCCCGCAACCTGGAACGCGTCGGCGACCACGCCACTAATATCGCCGAAGATGTTATCTTCTGGGTTCGTGGCGCCGACGTCCGTCATAACAGCAACGCACTCTAG
- the pstB gene encoding phosphate ABC transporter ATP-binding protein PstB, with protein MGVGILVEDLNAWYGTTHTLQDINLHIPANHATALIGPSGCGKSTFVRCLNRMHETNPIARATGTVKMGDVDIYNDASPVEIRRRVGMVFQRPNPFPTMSIYDNVVSGLKLNGFRNRRILDETVERSLKQAALWEEVKDDLKKKSGASLSGGQQQRMCIARALAVDPEVLLMDEPASALDPVSTSKIEDLIFQLKSQYTIVIVTHNMQQAARVAENTGFFLNGKMVEFDSTHKIFTNPRDKRTEDYITGRFG; from the coding sequence GTGGGAGTCGGCATTTTAGTTGAGGATTTGAACGCGTGGTATGGAACGACGCACACCCTGCAGGACATCAACCTGCATATACCGGCGAACCACGCTACCGCCCTCATCGGTCCTTCGGGCTGTGGTAAATCCACCTTCGTCCGTTGCCTCAATCGTATGCACGAGACAAATCCCATCGCCCGCGCCACCGGTACCGTCAAGATGGGCGACGTCGACATCTACAACGACGCCTCGCCGGTTGAGATCCGCCGCCGCGTTGGCATGGTCTTCCAGCGGCCCAATCCATTCCCGACCATGTCCATCTACGACAACGTCGTCAGTGGCCTCAAACTCAACGGCTTCCGCAATCGCCGCATCCTCGACGAGACGGTCGAGCGTTCCCTCAAACAGGCTGCGCTTTGGGAAGAGGTCAAGGACGATCTCAAAAAGAAATCCGGCGCCTCTCTCTCGGGAGGCCAGCAACAACGCATGTGCATCGCCCGTGCGCTCGCTGTCGATCCAGAGGTTCTGCTGATGGACGAACCCGCTTCTGCGCTGGACCCGGTCTCAACCTCAAAGATTGAAGATCTCATCTTTCAACTCAAGAGTCAGTACACCATCGTCATTGTGACGCACAACATGCAACAGGCAGCCCGAGTTGCCGAAAACACCGGATTCTTCCTCAACGGTAAGATGGTCGAGTTCGACTCTACCCACAAGATCTTTACGAACCCGAGGGACAAGCGAACGGAAGACTACATCACCGGGAGGTTCGGCTGA
- the pstA gene encoding phosphate ABC transporter permease PstA — protein MSTQPLSNQPRPMDFESKSMRRNKAWRATTNYFVSGLCILATVLVILPLVAILFYLIYKGASSLNLAFFTHIPAPVGEAGGGMANSIVGSGIILFLASLMGIPIGIAAGVYLAEFGRGKTLATAVRFTADVLNGVPSIVMGISIYSLIVVQQKHFSALAGGVALAIMMVPTITRTTEEMLATVPHAIREAALGLGVPKWRTAISVSLRTASPGIITGCMLAFARVAGETAPLLFTAFGNQFWNFKLSEPIAALPLQIYVYAISPYDEWHRLAWAGSLVLIVLIMVSVTLVRIFANRGVLKGGS, from the coding sequence ATGAGTACTCAACCCTTGAGCAACCAGCCCCGCCCCATGGACTTCGAGTCCAAGTCCATGCGCAGAAACAAAGCATGGCGCGCCACTACCAACTACTTTGTCAGCGGTCTTTGCATCCTCGCGACTGTCCTGGTAATCCTGCCGTTGGTCGCTATCCTCTTTTATCTGATCTATAAGGGTGCGAGCTCGCTAAATCTCGCCTTCTTCACGCACATTCCCGCTCCAGTAGGTGAGGCCGGTGGAGGTATGGCGAACTCCATCGTCGGCTCAGGCATCATTCTCTTCCTTGCTAGCCTGATGGGTATCCCAATCGGCATTGCGGCCGGAGTCTATCTTGCAGAGTTTGGTCGGGGCAAGACTCTTGCCACCGCGGTCCGTTTCACGGCAGACGTGCTGAATGGCGTTCCATCAATTGTCATGGGCATCTCGATCTATTCGCTGATCGTCGTTCAGCAAAAACACTTCTCCGCTCTGGCTGGAGGAGTAGCTCTCGCTATCATGATGGTCCCAACCATCACGCGCACCACAGAGGAGATGCTCGCCACGGTTCCGCATGCTATTCGTGAGGCTGCTCTTGGTCTCGGCGTCCCTAAATGGAGGACAGCGATCTCGGTCAGTCTACGTACGGCCTCGCCTGGCATCATCACCGGCTGCATGCTGGCATTCGCCCGCGTTGCTGGAGAGACCGCTCCGCTGCTCTTCACTGCTTTCGGAAATCAGTTCTGGAACTTCAAACTCAGCGAACCGATCGCCGCTCTGCCTCTGCAGATTTACGTCTATGCCATATCGCCGTATGACGAGTGGCATCGTCTCGCTTGGGCCGGTTCGCTCGTTCTTATCGTCTTAATCATGGTCTCGGTCACGCTCGTCCGCATCTTTGCCAACCGCGGCGTACTCAAGGGAGGAAGCTAG
- a CDS encoding UvrD-helicase domain-containing protein, protein MADLFVVAKTDDLPGDTNVRRPPDWREREQALDIRQSWIVEAPAGSGKTGLLIQRFLKLLADESVEDPSQVLAVTFTVKATAEMRERVIAQLESASRREPLKSYSDFDRETRALAEMVLRHDASLGWELLQHPRRLNIRTIDSVCGEVARLLPVLSGAGGRQIPVEDPTLMYREAARETLMQLGGGDAELDTALRTVLLHRDGSLRDCERLLMEMLPLRNQWGELVPLGRQQLDDAFLDQAVLPKLELALEQAVCAGLTRLSLSVPEDILRELASLAGEMGNAEGYRGTPSPIAMCAGLHTTPQKTAEDLEHWRALIHLLTTQESKWRAATATRNHLGFKIERNHAERLKVLMQQLRDRDDVLEAIKRVRGLPPVRYPREQWAVAKALFRVLSRALVELQLVFARRGECDFAELGLLAQVALRRDGAISDLSKALGMSLQHLLVDEMQDTSTGQYELIQLLTQRWDGHSQTVFLVGDPKQSIYLFRQARVERFVKTMETELLGDLPVGRLRLTANFRSQSELVEAFNDDFSLLFPRKINAANPEEVPYVEAQAVRGPSRRGSLSLVWHTGVLASETSARTKKKMKRRQAKLEAEQVRAIVEDWRSRPLPQGRGEPWKLAVLVRSRNLLADIVVELKDESKGAIPFRAVDIEALGQRQEVLDLFALTRAMMHPADRVAWLAVLHAPWCGLGRADLHTLAGGDDPDCSERCIGDLITERLDLLNEKSRARLMRVWPVLQAAQEKRSGLGASQWVERTWRSLGGDASLKPGELANARRYLQLLDEMEEDTGTTNVSLLKRRLDKLFAQSAAGGWAVDLMTIHKSKGLEWDVVIVPGLQKKDPADREKLLTWSEIDSGDPEAAHIMLAPIVGRGEGSKELNLWLKGMDKAKEVAERKRLFYVACTRAREELHLFASSEATARGEVMRPPGSLLATAWPAAERHFRVNAPDSKIPGQMFMMLPKSQGDSFIGDIAAAADEVVRPAMLQRFPMEFNPESRFSVNQKLSYGEEAIKPGSAHFERPEGSFEARAFGNAVHAFLEMLAKRLAVNTRVETVLPEVAGWTPRIAAVLRGDGLQPAVVERLVPRVKTALINMLQDDEGRWVLSQNKQASNELSLSSWSDVRSSVRLDRVFHGGAKPMEPGAGYLWIIDYKTATHGRDGIDEFLAEERMKYTDQMKLYAQTMGDRVESGKLRVGLYYPMMPKLVWWEPDID, encoded by the coding sequence GTGGCTGATCTGTTTGTAGTTGCAAAGACTGACGATCTTCCAGGGGACACTAATGTTAGGCGGCCACCAGACTGGCGGGAGCGAGAGCAAGCCCTTGATATTCGACAATCCTGGATCGTAGAGGCGCCGGCAGGGTCCGGCAAGACCGGTCTGTTGATCCAACGCTTCCTGAAGCTGCTGGCCGATGAAAGTGTCGAAGATCCTAGTCAGGTTCTGGCCGTCACTTTCACAGTAAAGGCGACGGCCGAGATGCGGGAGCGAGTTATCGCTCAATTGGAGAGTGCTTCCCGACGTGAGCCTTTGAAGAGCTATTCCGACTTCGATCGTGAGACACGTGCGTTGGCAGAGATGGTGCTCCGCCATGACGCTTCCCTGGGATGGGAGTTGCTGCAACATCCACGCAGATTGAATATTCGCACGATCGATTCGGTATGCGGTGAAGTGGCGCGATTATTGCCGGTGCTCTCAGGCGCTGGCGGACGGCAGATCCCGGTCGAAGATCCAACATTGATGTATCGCGAAGCGGCGAGAGAGACGTTGATGCAACTCGGTGGCGGCGATGCGGAATTAGACACTGCACTGCGTACAGTGTTGTTGCATCGCGATGGCAGTCTTCGTGACTGTGAGCGGCTGCTCATGGAGATGCTTCCGCTGCGCAATCAGTGGGGAGAGTTGGTCCCGCTGGGAAGACAGCAACTGGACGACGCTTTTCTGGATCAAGCGGTGCTGCCCAAGCTTGAGCTTGCGCTGGAGCAAGCTGTCTGTGCCGGACTGACGCGGTTGTCGCTCAGTGTTCCGGAGGACATTCTGCGGGAACTCGCCTCGCTTGCGGGTGAGATGGGGAACGCGGAAGGCTATAGAGGAACGCCTTCTCCAATTGCCATGTGTGCAGGATTGCACACCACACCGCAGAAGACTGCTGAAGACCTCGAACACTGGCGAGCCTTGATTCATCTGCTTACTACACAGGAATCGAAGTGGAGGGCGGCGACTGCAACTCGCAATCATTTGGGCTTCAAAATTGAAAGAAATCACGCTGAGCGGTTGAAGGTTCTGATGCAACAGCTGCGGGACCGCGATGATGTGCTTGAAGCGATCAAAAGAGTGAGGGGCCTGCCGCCTGTTCGGTATCCGCGAGAGCAGTGGGCCGTGGCAAAGGCGCTGTTTCGCGTTTTAAGCAGGGCGCTGGTTGAGTTGCAGCTAGTCTTTGCGCGGCGTGGAGAGTGCGATTTTGCCGAGCTTGGACTGTTAGCGCAGGTCGCGCTCCGGCGGGATGGCGCTATCTCTGATTTGAGCAAAGCATTGGGTATGAGTCTGCAGCACTTGCTTGTCGATGAGATGCAGGACACGTCCACAGGTCAGTACGAACTTATTCAATTACTCACACAGAGATGGGACGGACACAGTCAAACCGTATTTCTTGTAGGCGACCCGAAGCAGTCGATCTATCTGTTCCGCCAGGCGCGAGTTGAGCGGTTCGTGAAGACGATGGAGACTGAACTTCTGGGCGATCTTCCGGTTGGAAGACTTCGGTTGACGGCAAACTTCCGTTCGCAAAGTGAGCTTGTTGAAGCGTTCAACGATGATTTTTCTTTGCTGTTTCCCCGGAAAATCAATGCTGCGAACCCGGAGGAGGTGCCATATGTCGAGGCACAGGCTGTCCGGGGGCCTTCGCGACGAGGCTCGCTGAGCCTCGTGTGGCATACGGGTGTGCTGGCCTCAGAAACTTCGGCTAGAACGAAAAAGAAAATGAAGCGGCGACAGGCCAAGTTGGAGGCAGAACAGGTGCGGGCGATCGTCGAGGATTGGCGGAGCAGACCGCTGCCGCAGGGACGTGGCGAACCATGGAAGTTGGCGGTGTTGGTCAGGAGCCGCAATTTACTGGCAGACATCGTGGTGGAACTGAAGGATGAGTCGAAGGGAGCGATTCCGTTTCGTGCAGTGGATATAGAAGCGCTCGGTCAAAGGCAGGAGGTTCTCGATCTCTTTGCGCTGACCAGAGCCATGATGCACCCGGCCGATCGCGTGGCGTGGCTCGCAGTGCTGCATGCCCCGTGGTGCGGCCTTGGGCGTGCCGATCTTCATACGCTGGCGGGCGGGGATGATCCCGATTGCTCAGAGCGATGCATCGGAGATCTAATCACAGAGAGACTTGACCTGCTGAATGAAAAGAGCCGTGCAAGGCTGATGCGCGTGTGGCCCGTGTTGCAAGCAGCACAGGAGAAGCGGTCGGGGTTAGGCGCATCCCAATGGGTAGAGAGAACCTGGCGATCGTTAGGCGGGGATGCGTCTTTGAAGCCGGGCGAGCTGGCCAATGCACGAAGGTATCTACAGCTTCTAGATGAGATGGAAGAGGACACCGGTACGACTAATGTCAGCCTGCTGAAACGCAGACTCGATAAATTGTTTGCCCAATCGGCGGCCGGAGGTTGGGCGGTCGATTTAATGACCATCCATAAGTCGAAGGGCCTGGAGTGGGACGTCGTGATAGTGCCGGGACTTCAGAAGAAAGATCCTGCGGATCGTGAGAAGTTGCTTACGTGGAGTGAGATCGATTCCGGCGATCCGGAAGCCGCGCATATCATGCTCGCACCGATCGTGGGTCGCGGTGAGGGTTCAAAGGAGCTAAATCTGTGGTTGAAGGGCATGGATAAGGCAAAGGAGGTCGCGGAGAGAAAGCGGCTCTTCTATGTCGCATGCACGCGAGCGCGAGAGGAACTGCATTTATTCGCGTCTTCCGAAGCAACGGCGAGGGGAGAGGTAATGCGTCCTCCTGGGAGTCTGCTGGCTACCGCGTGGCCCGCAGCGGAGCGACACTTTAGGGTGAATGCGCCAGACTCGAAGATCCCCGGCCAGATGTTCATGATGCTTCCGAAGTCCCAAGGAGATAGCTTCATCGGCGATATTGCAGCAGCCGCAGACGAAGTTGTGCGACCCGCGATGCTCCAACGCTTTCCAATGGAATTCAATCCAGAATCACGATTTTCGGTAAACCAGAAGCTCTCCTACGGCGAGGAAGCGATTAAACCAGGATCTGCGCACTTCGAAAGACCTGAAGGCTCCTTCGAGGCTCGCGCATTTGGCAACGCTGTCCATGCCTTCCTGGAGATGCTTGCGAAGAGGCTGGCGGTTAATACGAGGGTTGAGACCGTACTGCCCGAAGTGGCGGGATGGACGCCGCGAATCGCGGCTGTGCTGCGGGGTGATGGCCTACAGCCCGCCGTCGTCGAGCGACTCGTCCCACGAGTGAAGACAGCGCTCATCAATATGCTGCAGGACGACGAGGGACGATGGGTGCTTAGCCAGAACAAGCAAGCGTCGAACGAACTTTCGCTCAGTTCGTGGAGCGATGTGCGCAGCAGTGTGCGATTGGATCGGGTGTTTCATGGTGGGGCAAAACCGATGGAGCCTGGGGCGGGCTATCTTTGGATCATCGACTACAAAACAGCGACGCACGGCCGCGATGGAATCGACGAGTTTCTTGCCGAGGAGCGAATGAAGTACACGGACCAGATGAAGCTGTATGCCCAAACGATGGGCGACCGCGTAGAGAGCGGAAAGCTGCGAGTTGGCCTGTACTATCCGATGATGCCAAAACTCGTCTGGTGGGAACCAGACATAGACTGA